One stretch of Limisphaerales bacterium DNA includes these proteins:
- a CDS encoding VCBS repeat-containing protein: MSPIRHLLGQSLCAWLCLNTLLVGAPTVKITPLDVPNQGRPGFHRLEPRETGLVPTGKYQPIIGEIIRDTSNSGLAAGDINGDGLPDLFVCGMDKPNALYLNQGNWKFKNITELAGVACRGWRLSGALFSDVDGDRDLDLILTSLRDTRNFLFLNDGNGRFTESLNIGWIYNHRAGSVGSSMADVDGDGDLDLYVASILRRTPGEVLGPKELERIYQLGVAAKLAGRPMPDEWLKIFSLRKVPTTGKVVIDVSNMQDHLYLNDGRGNFRAVTDNDHRFRDVQGRPIAMPKDPSHEAAFRDVDGDGDPDLYVCSDFDWADRFWRNDGRGNFTLIEPIALRRTSQFSMGIDFTDLNRDGHLDFITVDMLSRSHKRRKTQMGMMQATDAAIGLIHNRPQIMQNTLHLNRGDGTWTEIAQFAGVKASEWSWGLAFTDVDLDGYEDLIVATGMIRDFMDADATAEIENANQGTSTINTLLKSTVYPTLPTRNIIYRNRGDLTFEFMSGSDWGFDTKAVSGGLAQADFDGDGDLDLIFNNIEPLEIYRNESNAPRVAVRLIGRPGNVQAIGAKVRLLGGPGNASGLAPIEQEIHSGGGYASGSDPLAVFGTGNLTEGLKLEIIWRDRGTLTRRVISNVKPNHLYEISQGEDGPHQTPAPAPVETLFKKDFEKLDIQMPDGPMRVGHSETPFDDFAYQPLLPNRLSQLGPGVAWTDVNQDGLEDLVIAAGRGRPMLIYHGQPGGQFKIARAPVADLDQTGVLGWIPKPDAAPTLLTGISNYEAPGKAFDRAPLRGLNPAKNFSIQFSLPSQRSTSGPMALADVDGDGDLDLFLGGRMVPERYPEPADSQLFINQNGELKRDHTNADAFKQLGLVSGAVFGDLDGDGDPDLVLALEWGPVKILRNQDGKFTDATQAFGLDTHQGWWNSVTLGDFDADGRLDIIAGNWGRNSKYEQSYSNTEPLRMAYGDFDNNGVIDIVENHYDKETGKWVPERGRSCSMNAMPFIGQRNRTFNQFGSGSLEKVYGECLKDGKALEANTLSHTLFLNRGNTFIPRALPTEAQFAPVFGMNVADFNGDGYEDLFVAQNFFASQSETPRSDGGRGLLLRGNGKGDFLSVPGQKSGLKIYGEQRGSAVADYNHDGRPDLVVSQNGAATHLYQNVQGHPGLRVRFNAGPTNPTGVGAIARLVFADDKKGPAKIVTAGSGYWSQDSAVLILARPSTAAAPVKIEVQWPHGQTITTPIPIGEDEIEITPQGALIKPGN, encoded by the coding sequence ATGAGCCCAATCCGACATCTCCTCGGTCAAAGCCTGTGCGCGTGGCTTTGTTTGAACACACTACTGGTCGGTGCGCCTACGGTAAAAATCACCCCGCTCGACGTGCCCAATCAGGGACGGCCGGGGTTCCATCGGCTAGAGCCCAGGGAAACCGGGCTGGTGCCCACCGGAAAATATCAGCCGATCATCGGTGAAATCATCCGCGATACCAGCAACTCAGGCTTAGCCGCCGGAGATATCAACGGCGACGGTTTGCCGGATCTGTTCGTGTGTGGCATGGATAAACCCAACGCGCTTTATCTGAATCAGGGCAATTGGAAATTTAAAAACATCACCGAGCTGGCCGGGGTGGCGTGCCGGGGCTGGCGATTAAGCGGTGCACTCTTTTCTGATGTGGATGGCGACCGCGACTTGGATCTCATCCTGACCTCCCTGCGCGACACACGGAATTTTCTTTTTCTCAATGACGGCAATGGTCGATTCACAGAAAGCCTAAATATCGGCTGGATATACAACCACCGCGCCGGCAGCGTGGGCTCCAGCATGGCCGATGTGGACGGCGATGGTGACCTTGACCTGTACGTCGCCTCTATTTTGAGACGCACCCCCGGCGAGGTGTTGGGCCCCAAAGAACTGGAACGCATTTATCAACTCGGCGTGGCAGCCAAACTCGCCGGCCGCCCTATGCCTGATGAATGGCTCAAGATTTTTTCGCTTCGCAAAGTCCCCACCACCGGCAAAGTCGTCATCGATGTCAGCAATATGCAGGACCATCTTTACCTAAATGACGGCCGCGGCAACTTCCGCGCGGTTACGGATAACGACCACCGCTTTCGCGATGTACAAGGCCGACCCATCGCCATGCCCAAAGACCCCAGCCACGAAGCTGCATTCCGCGATGTGGATGGCGATGGCGATCCGGATTTATACGTGTGTTCCGACTTCGACTGGGCCGACCGCTTTTGGCGCAACGACGGCCGCGGCAATTTTACGCTGATCGAGCCCATCGCCCTGCGCCGCACCAGCCAATTTTCGATGGGCATCGATTTTACCGATCTCAATCGCGATGGGCATTTGGATTTCATCACTGTGGATATGCTCAGCCGCTCACATAAACGGCGCAAAACTCAAATGGGAATGATGCAGGCCACCGATGCCGCCATTGGCCTCATTCATAATCGTCCGCAAATCATGCAAAATACGCTGCACCTCAACCGCGGCGACGGCACGTGGACGGAAATCGCACAGTTTGCCGGCGTCAAAGCTTCCGAGTGGTCTTGGGGCCTCGCCTTCACCGATGTGGATTTGGATGGCTATGAAGATCTTATTGTGGCCACCGGAATGATTCGGGATTTTATGGATGCCGATGCCACAGCGGAAATCGAGAATGCAAATCAAGGGACATCCACCATCAACACACTTCTTAAATCGACCGTTTATCCTACATTACCCACGCGCAATATTATCTACCGCAACCGGGGCGACCTCACCTTTGAATTTATGAGCGGCAGTGACTGGGGCTTTGACACCAAAGCCGTTTCCGGCGGCTTGGCTCAGGCTGATTTTGATGGCGATGGCGACCTTGATCTTATTTTCAATAACATCGAGCCGCTGGAAATTTATCGCAACGAATCCAACGCCCCGCGCGTCGCCGTCCGCCTCATCGGTCGGCCCGGCAACGTGCAGGCCATCGGTGCGAAAGTTCGCCTCCTCGGCGGCCCCGGTAATGCCAGTGGTCTGGCCCCGATAGAACAGGAAATCCACAGCGGCGGTGGCTACGCCTCCGGCAGCGATCCGCTGGCCGTCTTTGGCACCGGCAACCTCACTGAAGGCTTGAAACTCGAAATCATCTGGCGCGACCGGGGCACCCTCACCCGGCGTGTCATTTCTAATGTGAAGCCCAACCACCTTTACGAGATTTCGCAAGGCGAGGATGGCCCGCACCAGACTCCGGCCCCCGCTCCCGTGGAGACGCTGTTTAAAAAAGATTTTGAGAAACTGGATATCCAAATGCCAGACGGCCCAATGCGCGTGGGCCACTCGGAAACCCCCTTCGATGATTTCGCGTATCAACCGCTGCTGCCCAATCGCCTCAGCCAACTGGGCCCCGGCGTGGCCTGGACCGATGTGAATCAGGACGGCCTTGAGGATCTTGTGATCGCTGCGGGCCGCGGACGGCCGATGTTGATTTATCACGGGCAACCGGGCGGGCAATTCAAAATTGCCCGCGCCCCAGTCGCTGATCTTGATCAAACCGGCGTTCTCGGATGGATCCCCAAACCCGATGCCGCGCCCACGCTGCTCACCGGCATTTCCAATTATGAGGCACCCGGCAAAGCATTCGATCGGGCACCCCTGCGCGGCCTGAATCCGGCCAAGAATTTTTCCATCCAATTTTCCCTGCCCAGCCAACGCTCCACCTCCGGCCCCATGGCCTTGGCCGATGTGGACGGCGATGGCGACCTCGACCTTTTCCTTGGCGGTCGCATGGTGCCGGAGCGTTATCCCGAGCCGGCCGACTCGCAACTATTCATCAATCAAAATGGCGAATTGAAGCGCGATCACACAAATGCAGATGCCTTCAAACAACTGGGCCTCGTCAGCGGCGCGGTATTTGGCGACCTCGACGGCGATGGCGACCCCGATCTCGTACTCGCTCTGGAATGGGGTCCGGTGAAAATCCTCCGCAATCAAGACGGGAAATTCACCGATGCCACCCAAGCGTTTGGACTCGATACCCACCAAGGCTGGTGGAACAGCGTGACCCTCGGCGACTTCGATGCCGATGGCCGGCTCGATATTATCGCCGGCAACTGGGGCCGCAACAGCAAGTACGAACAATCCTACTCCAATACCGAACCCTTGCGGATGGCTTATGGCGATTTTGATAACAATGGGGTAATCGATATTGTCGAAAACCATTACGACAAAGAAACCGGCAAATGGGTTCCCGAACGCGGCCGCTCCTGTTCCATGAACGCCATGCCCTTCATTGGCCAACGCAACCGAACGTTTAATCAATTCGGCTCGGGCAGTCTGGAAAAAGTTTACGGCGAGTGCCTCAAGGACGGCAAAGCACTGGAAGCTAACACCCTCTCCCACACGCTTTTCCTCAACCGCGGTAACACATTTATTCCGCGCGCACTCCCGACCGAAGCCCAATTCGCGCCGGTGTTCGGCATGAACGTTGCCGATTTCAACGGCGACGGGTACGAAGATCTCTTCGTGGCTCAAAACTTTTTTGCCTCCCAAAGCGAAACCCCACGCAGCGATGGCGGGCGCGGCTTACTGTTGCGCGGCAACGGGAAAGGCGATTTTCTGTCTGTGCCCGGTCAGAAATCCGGCCTTAAAATTTACGGCGAACAACGCGGCTCCGCCGTTGCAGATTATAACCACGACGGACGCCCCGATCTCGTGGTCAGCCAAAATGGAGCCGCCACCCACCTGTACCAAAATGTTCAGGGCCACCCCGGCCTGCGCGTCCGCTTCAATGCCGGCCCCACGAATCCCACCGGCGTGGGCGCCATCGCCCGCTTGGTTTTTGCTGATGACAAAAAAGGCCCCGCCAAAATTGTCACCGCCGGTTCCGGCTATTGGTCGCAAGATTCTGCCGTGCTCATCCTTGCCCGTCCATCTACTGCTGCGGCTCCTGTGAAAATCGAAGTCCAATGGCCCCACGGACAAACCATCACCACCCCCATCCCCATCGGCGAAGACGAAATCGAAATCACCCCCCAAGGCGCTCTCATAAAACCCGGCAACTAA